Genomic segment of Malus domestica chromosome 15, GDT2T_hap1:
tttattttttatttaaacagCACTTTGTATTAGTTTGTTGTTATCGATAAAAAAAATGCCTTTCAGTTTagtatttcaattatttttcctttctttttcggCGGCCagggttttctttgttttctaggtTTTTCGTTCTCATACAAGTCCACAGGACTGGCTGGCTGCCCACTTACCACGATTTTAATATTCCGTGGTCGTAACATTTTCATATAAGGCAAAAAAGTCGGATACATGCCGTTTTTTATCAAGATATCCGGTTTGGTTGTACGAATTAGACTAGTGATGCCAACTGACCGAAACTACCAAAATATAACAACATAAAAACAGTTATTATTAGCTAAAGAAAGTGACTGGAAGTttcaaattgtaagaaaaaatgTGTGTACATTACTTATCTTAAGCGCCGGGCACCCGCGCTTTGACACAAATTGAAATCATGTTGTCAAACGGTAGATTGTCCAGGGTGCATGCACGCACTCAAGTAACCATATTTTTCTACGTCCTTCATTTCACCCTTTTTATCGTTTGATCCCCCTAACTTCTGGATTTTAGTCCTTTTGTTACCATATATATTATCGGGTGTTTCAGAGACATATTTTGACACAAGTTTTTAGGGGTCTTACGCcgtatttattttaattatccAACCGTTTATCTTCTATATCTTCTCTCAAATATTATCTCTACAAAAAAATCACTCAAATCTGAAGTAATATGACCATTCGATAATACTTTAtcattttttcacaaaatttattcaaatttaTTAAATTACACTTCCTGAAGTTCTAATTTACTTTCATATTACTCTCTAACGTATTTACACCTATAACTAAttacttaaaattaaaaaaaatttcatagaTTAAAAAATTGCATTAAACATGTGTCAAAAATATGAGGAAGCAGATAGTCCATGAAGAGTCTCATTTTTAAAAAggtctccttaacatttctctccCTTAAATTCCAGCAGCCATCCCCATAATATATTGAAGCCACTATCCTTCTAATATTCCACAAAAAAAACCGCTATGGATCATCTTCCTCCCTTACAAGCAGCCATCCCATAAAATATGGAAGCCACTAACCTTGAAAGATTCCACAACTAACGATCTGATTGCTATATAAGGAACGGAGTAGTGGCTATCATTTTACTCCAACCTTTGAACTCCCCCTCTCTTTCAAGTTTTAACCAATCCCAATTCCATCTGCTATATCTTTAATGGCGCCTTTGGTTAAGAATCAAGTAGAGCCTCAACATGCCAAAATCCTAGCCATTGGCACTGCAAATCCACCAAATGTCTACTACCAAGAAGACTATCCTGATTTCTTGTTTCGAGTTACTAAAAACGAGCACAGAACGGATTTAAGAGAGAAGTTCGATCGCATATGTAAGTGTATAATGCATGCATGATATATATGATACCACATATTTATACATTGTAACAAAACATATCATACATGAAATTATCTTACAATATgtaaggttttttatttattttttatctctCTATGGAATACTAATTGATCATGGGTTGTATACTATATTTCTAGCCTGTTATGAggttaaagtgaataatatcccAACACCAACTAGTGTGTTCATGTCACAATATATGTTGTTAATTATGTTATAACGATACCTTGGTACTGTATCATGCTGAGAGAAACTCAAACATAACATTATATTTTGACTGTTACCTTATTTTAATGGTTTGCCTCAGACGCATAAGGATGTAGAACTTAACCTAACATAAGTCTTAATTTACTAATTAACAGGTGAGAAATCAAGAACAAAGAAGCGTTACTTGCACGTAACAGAAGAGATTCTACAGGCTAACCCAAGCATATATACCTATGGAGCCCCGTCACTCGATGTGCGCCAAGACATGTTGAACCCTGAGGTCCCAAAGCTAGGGCAACAAGCAGCACTGAAAGCCATCAAGGAGTGGGGCCAACCTATCTCAAAGATCACCCACCTCATATTTTGCACAGCTTCTTGCGTTGACATGCCAGGTGCCGACTTCCAATTGGTCAAGCTCCTTGGCCTTAACCCATCTGTCACCAGAACCATGATCTACGAAGCTGGCTGCTATGCTGGTGCGACTGTCCTCCGCCTAGCCAAGGACTTCGCAGAGAACAACGAGGGTGCACGTGTCCTTGTGGTGTGCGCTGAGATCACGACTGTTTTTTTCCACGGACTCACTGACACCCACCTTGACATACTGGTGGGCCAAGCTCTTTTTGCTGACGGAGCATCTGCTGTGATAGTTGGGGCTAATCCAGAACCTGAAATTGAGAGGCCACTGTTTGAAATCGTGGCATGTAGGCAGACGATCATACCTAACTCAGAGCATGGTGTGGTGGCCCACATTCGTGAGATGGGATTTGAGTATTATTTATCAGGAGAAGTCCCCAAATTTGTTGGTGGAAATGTTGTGGATTTTCTGACTAAAACTTTTGAAAAGGTTGATGGGAAGAAGAAGGACTGGAACTCCTTGTTTTACAGTGTGCATCCTGGTGGGCCCGCCATTGTAGACCAGGTGGAGGAGCAATTGGGTTTGAAGGAAGGGAAACTTAGGGCAACAAGGCATGTGTTGAGTGAGTATGGCAACATGGGAGCTCCATCTGTGCACTTTATTTTGGATGAGATGAGAAACAAGTCGATCGAGGAAGGCAAATCCACAACTGGTGAAGGTTTGGAATGGGGTGTTGTGATTGGAATCGGACCAGGACTCACTGTTGAGACAGTCGTGCTACGTAGTGAATCTATTGCATGCGAAAAACTTGCATGAAACAATGAGTACATTGGTTATGCATCTTACGTGTTGCAAGAGAATACAGCATACCCACCCGTGCTGCAGCTGAGTTTTCCTTCTGGTCTGATAATCATTTCACGATCACAGTTATTGTGATTAATTCTGTTCACATACATAAGAATAAGTCTCTTTGGATTAGAGGGTCCAGATATGTACTGCTAGTCCATAGGCTTTGGTTTTTCATTTAATTAATAAGATTGTGTACTTTGTATTTGGTTTGGAGTAGCCGCAAATATGCATGCATTATTGTAAGATTTTGAGACACtaacaaaagaaattaaagCATCTCTTTTGTTGCAAGCTCCAAGATCCGGGATCATGAGAAGAATAATAATACACTGACATGGAATAAAATGGTTGATATGTCGCAAGGGTTTGTCTTATTAAGCTGAGAAAACTGGAATCTAtactaattaaaataattaggtGGTCCCCAGAGCATTATAGTGACAGAAAACAACGGTTTACGATATGACTCTGATGCGCCTACTGCCTCAATGAGGGAGGGTCAAACATAGAAAAGATTGGTTGGCTATGAAGGGGATTTTTCAGTGTACCAAAATGATGGACCGGTATACAACGTACGATGATATAAGTAGAGGAGCACTTTGAATAAAAGAAAACTCTCTTTCATGATAGACCCTTGATCAACCTTGACTCTTAAGCTGTCATAGAAGTCGAGAGAGAATATGAATAAGAAGGAAACAATACTATTTTCATCATACCCTTTGTATCTTACAATTCCTCCTATATAGCTACTGACCACAACAGCCTTTACCAATTACAACAAACTAACAACTTTTACAACTAATACAATCTTATTCACTAATATGATGACACTTGGCACTATCTCAATTGACATACAACAACCATTTATCCCCCAGATTCCTATCATTTCAACTGTattatgaagaaagttgaggttctaccataaaatcaattgacaatataggGAGTAGCTAACCTCTTATAAGCCTATACAAGGTCCttgactcattctcaacacgccccttacgtgtggtgaattttcaagtctaacacGTGTACAACATAACAGGGTGATGTGGAGTGCATATGGCCGTTTGGCTTTACACGTGGGACAAACGGCTCTGATACcctgaagaaagttgaggttccaccataaaaccaattggcaatatagggaGTTGCTCAACCTtttataagctcatgcaaggtccatcctcccatcaatgtgggacTTATTCTCAACATATTATAACACGTACTACATAATGTATCAATTCATGTTCCAAAAATCTTTGAAAGTTTTCTCACTAAGAAAGGGTCTAGTTTGGCTTTAAGAGAAATACTTTATTGAtaacaaaaaaagaataatGCTAGGTAGATCATTTATTGAGACTAAATTTACAGGCCatgtgtaataccctgaaaatttttaatatatgaaatagttattcataattatgaatatgtgggaaaaataaaaaataaatcgatttatgattATGGAAATAGAATTgggaaattttaaagttttgtttccgacattttatattattcattgagaaattatattaatttatttgaatctagttttaaattaaactagttacgaagtttgaagttggaaattaattatttaaaatccgtcAACCTTTttaggtcacaatttatatttgagAATAGAGCTCGACCTCACGAACACGTGGGCACAAACCGTTtgtgaaacggagttataacgaaagagttattaacgtttaaagttaggGACAAAATGGTAAATTGGTCATTAATttggaaggctccagatttcTGGAGAAATCTGATCAGTCATGTGGACATCTGGGATTAAAAGGCGAGGAGGAATAAGGAGGGAGGAGGACCAATGAGGGGGAGGACCAaaggaaaggagagaaaggggaGAAAGATGGGGAAACCGGGTTTTTCCCCCAACTCGTGACCCGACCCGGCGTAATCTCCCAACTCCGATCACCATTCATGACAAGGTTGGTGTCAAAATGACCCTTACCTCGAGAAACATCGATTCGCTTCCATTTTCATTCGAAAATGTAGGAAAATTGGGTGGATTTTAGGTGAAACCCGTACGGAGGGGTGCACAGGTTGGGCTTAAATTCGCCACGATCTGAAACTAACTCCTCCCATTTACACTACCAAAACACTCTCCTTAAACCCAGGAACAAATCTCATGATTTGGTTAGGGCGTCAGAGTTGTTTTAGAGCCGAATCACGAACACCCAAAAATAAGGGTTCCGACGGTTCGTGGACAATTTGAGgtgtttcccggccaaattggctttggccacaggtatgaaagttgttctactcattaaGATCTACTTGACtgtaaaatttggaaatttttggaaaaagttgattttccggcgagtcggggggccgaccgccacccgcggcggcgcgTGTGGCAGCGCCTGGCTAGTGGGCTGACTCTACCATTTTTCATGCTAATTTTGATGTTCTGAATCCATAGTTTATATTTCACATGGTGAAAATGTTTGGACTGAATTTGTGATTGTTGGTCACTAAGATGTTAAAGTTAATGGGAAGTGTATGTGAACTACGAGAGGCTTGATCCCGCtcaaggatacgtaggcagtctaacagtgttagatgcagccttaaatacccgagaattttatttttagttgagaATTATTCTTAGATCGTAAATTTATTTAAGTGCAGTAAAGGTAGTAAATTGACAAATATAATTGTTATGCTTTGTTAAGAGAATTCAGGTTATAGAATGTGTGGAATTAAGGAACTTAATGGCCTATCTCCGATAATTATTGccgaaaataaaaatttccgTGGCGGGGTGTTACACCATGTGATGtttcaccaataaaaaaaaataaacacgattaaccaacacttaagtaataatctaatcatcaacaattACGTcttataatttacaaaatattgtTTAAATAGTTGATATCCACAACATTACCCTTAAAAAACATCTGAAAACGATGACATCAATCTTGCTTAAGCATTTCGTTGTCGGGGGTGAAAAATATACTTTATTAGCAAGTAATGAGGTTTGTTTCTGTAGTTTAGGTGAAGTCTCGTTTTAATATCTTGGGAGTTCTTTATGTAAGGGGGGAATCTATGCATATAACGCACAATTTATGTGGCATATCTTTTATTTGTGATTGATATAAactaagaggagagagagaacaagaaaagaaaaggaaaaatcataATCACTCATCAACAATAAGAAACAATTTGCAGCTGTTGAGGTTAATCCACCAAAAGCATTGGCCATCTTAACTCTGGAATCTGAATATTTGCCAATTTCATTCTAGTCCAGCCCAGTTCGTTAGTCTGCTTACTTGACGGAATTTGCATCCGCATATGCTTGTGAACAAACTTATGTCATATATCGTCATGAGTTTGACGAAGAGTGTTGAGATTTTAAGATTTTATTAGCATTTCTTATTAGCGTTTGCTTCAGAGTTTACTATTTATTTAAACAGTACTTTATATTAGTTTGTTGTTATCGATTAAAAAAATGCCTTTCCGTTTAGTATttcttttccctctctttttcgGCGGCCAgggtttttattgttttctaagtttTTCGTAATCTTACAAGTCCACAGGACTGGCTGACTGCCCACTTACCACGATTTTAATATTTCGTGGTCATCATATTTTCATATGGGGAAAAAAAGTCAGATACATGCCATGTTTGATCAATAAATCCGGTTTGGTTGTACGAATTAGACTAGCCAACAGACCGAAACTaccaaaatataacaaactaAAACGGTTATTATTAGCAGAAGAAAGTGACTGGAAGTTTCAACTTGTAAGAAAAAATGTGTATACATTACTTATCTTAAAGCGCCGGGCACCCACGCTTTGACACAAATTGAAgtcatgttttcaatatgggGTGTGTCGGAGACATATTTTGACACAAGTTTTTGGGAGGCTTACTTTGTAATTTGTTTTAACGATTCAACCGTTTATCTTTTATATCTTCCCTAAAATATCATTTCTACAAAAAATCACTCACATCTAAAGTCATATGACGGTTTGACAATACTTTAtcattttttcacaaaatttattcaaattttttaatttatgtttcCTGAAGTTCTAATTTACTTTCGTATTACTCTCTAACGTATCTACCCctataattaattacttaaaattaaaaaactttaTAGATTAAAAAATTGCATTAAACATTATAAAAACATTGTCTAAAAAATATGAGGTGTTAAAAAATCCACGAAAAGTCTCACTTTTGATAAAGTCTCCTTGACATTTCTCTCTCTTAAATTCCAGCAGCCATCCCCATAAAATATTGAAGCCACTATCCTTCTaatattccaaaaaaaaaaacccctgtGGATCATCTTCCTTCCTTACAAGCAGCCATCCCCATAAAATATGGAAGCCACTAACCTTGAAAGATTCCACAACTAACGATCTGATTGCTATATAAGGAACGGAGTAGTGGCTTTCATTTTACTGCAACCTTTGAACTCCCCCTCTCTTTCAAGGTTTAACTAATCCCAATTCCATCTGCTATATCTTTAATGGCGCCTTTGGTTAAGGATCAAGTAGAGCCTCAACATGCCAAAATCCTAGCCATTGGCACTGCAAATCCACCAAATGTCTACTACCAAGAGGACTATCCTAATTTCTTGTTTCGAGTCACTAAAAACGAGCACAGAACGGATTTAAGAGAGAAGTTTGATCGCATATGTAAGTGTATAATACATGCATGATATACATGATACCACATATTTTTATATTGTAACAAAAACTTATCATGCATGAAATTATCTTACAATATGTAAGGTTTTTGACCTCTCTGTGGAATACCAATTGATCTTAGGTTGTATACTTTGATTCTATCTTAGGTTGTATACTCTGATTCTATCTTGCTATGAGGTTAAAGTGAATAACATCCCGATACCAACGGGCGTGTTCAtgtcaaaataaattatgttaatttatGTTATGAGGATACTTTACTACTATGTCATGCTGAAAGAAACTTACAAATGACATTGTATTTTGACCAAGAATCTCATTTTAGTGGTTTAAGGATATATAACCTAACCTAACAAAAGTTTTAATTTACTATTGAACAGGTGAGAAATCAAGAACAAGGAAGCGTTACTTGTACCTAACAGAAGAGATTCTAAAGGCTAACCCAAGCATATACACCTATGGAGCCCCATCACTTGACGTGCGCCAAGACATGTTGAACCCTGAGGTCCCAAAGCTAGGGCAAGAAGCAGCATTGAAAGCCATCAAAGAGTGGGGCCAACCTATCTCAAAGATCACCCACCTCATCTTTTGCACAGCTTCTTGCGTTGACATGCCAGGTGCCGACTTCCAATTGGTCAAGCTTCTCGGCCTTAACCCATCTGTCACCAGAACCATGATCTACGAAGCTGGCTGCTATGCTGGTGCAACTGTCCTCCGCCTGGCCAAGGACTTCGCAGAGAACAATGAGGGTGCACGCGTCCTTGTGGTTTGCGCAGAGATCACGACCGTGTTTTTCCACGGACTCACTGACACCCACCTAGACATACTAGTGGGGCAAGCTCTTTTTGCTGATGGAGCATCTGCCATGATTGTTGGGGCCAATCCAGAGCCTGAAATTGAGAGGCCACTATTTGAAATCGTGGCATGCAGACAGACGATCATACCTAATTCAGAGCATGGTGTCGTGGCCAACATTCGTGAAATGGggtttaattattatttatcaGGAGAAGTCCCCAAATTTGTTGGTGGAAATGTTGTGGATTTTCTGACTAAAACTTTTGAAAAAGTTGACGGAAAGAATAAGGATTGGAACTCCTTGTTTTTCAGTGTGCACCCTGGTGGGCCCGCTATTGTAGACCAGGTGGAGGAGCAATTGGGTTTGAAGGAAGGGAAACTTGGGGCAACAAGGCATGTGTTGAGTGAGTATGGCAACATGGGAGCTCCATCTGTCCACTTTATTTTGGATGAGATGAGAAAGAAGTCGATTGAAGAAGGCAAAGCAACAACTGGTGAAGGTTTGGAATGGGGTGTTGTAATTGGAATCGGACCGGGACTTACAGTCGAGACAGCCGTGCTGCGTAGTGAATCTATTACATGCTAAATACTTGCATAAAATGATTCATTCATTGGTTATGCATTTCACGTGATGCGAGCGAGTACTGGATAACCGTATACACACCCCTGCTGCAGCTGAGTTTTCTACCTAGTCAAATAATCATTTCACGATCACAGTTTTTGTGATTATTTTGTCATTTcacatacataaaaataaaagtctTTGGATTGGAGGGTCCACATATGTACGGCTAGTCCATTGACTTTGGTTTTTCATTTAATTAATAAGATTGTGCACGTTATATTTGGTTTGGAGTGCCTGCTTATTATGCATGCGTTATTGTAAGATTTTGAGACATTAACAAAAGAATATTAAAGTTTCATCCCAAAAAAAAggcttaaatgttaaaatggTCCTTGTGTTTTAGTCATTGAGTCAATTTAGGCCCTGTGTTTTCAATTCGGTCAATTTGGTCCTTGTGTTTTAGTCATTGGGtcaatttagtccatgtgttttcaatttggccaatttgGTCCTTGTGTTTATCTCCGTTAACCAATTAAGGacattttatccaatttttgaaaaaaaaaatttataaattattataaattattatcaacttatttatttaatttaaaatatttaaaaatgaaataaaattaaaaattaaaaaaaaatctcctcCCAACTCTCCGACCTCCTCCCTaacattaaaataaatgggCCTGATTTAATAATCCGGTGCTTATTTAATACaaggcttaaatgtcaaaatagtCTCTGTGTTATAGCCATATAGCCAATTTAGTCTCCGTGTTTTTTATTTGGCTAATTTAGTCATCGTGTTTGTCTATGTTagccaattaaggacatttcgttcaatctcttttaaaaaattcataagaaaaattatatgagaTATAGTTACCTTTTCTCTTTACAGAAAAATGAAAGTCAATGAGAAATCACACATATAAGAGATAAAACTTCCAATCTGAAAAATGGTTAAGGTTGTGACATAGAAAAGAGagggggtaatgttagggaggagGTCGGAGAGTTGGGAGgagaatatattttttttaatttttaaatattttaaatcaaataaataattttataaataagtttataataatttatattttttttttcaaaaattggataaaatgtccttaattggctAACAGAGATAAACACAAGGaccaaattggccaaattaaaaacacatggactaaattgaCTCAATGACTAAAACACAAGGACcaaattggccaaattgaaaacacaggAACTAAATTGACTCAATGACTAAAACACAAGGACCATTTTAACATttaaacccaaaaataaaatagaatattAAAGCAGCTTTTTGTTGCAAGCTCTAATTAAGCTCTGGGATCATGAGAAGAATCGCAAGGGTTTGTCTTAATAATAAGCTGAGAAAACTGGACTCtgtattaattaaattaattagctGGTCCAAAGAGTATTATAGTAACAGAAAACAAAGGTTTACTATCTGATTCTGATGCATTTGTTGACTCAATTAATTAAGGAGGGTCAAACATGGATTGTATTTGGTTGGTTAAGAAGGAGAAATATTCAATATACTCAAAACTTGGATTGGTACTCAAGGTGTGATTATATAAGTAGAGAAATACTTtgaagagaattgttattagcatttcaaaaatctcatttggtacttcaaactttctataattaaaaagaaaaatacacttgtgaggagtgtagaatgagatttttggagtgctaacaACAATTCtccactttgaaaaaaaacaaattttgtagttattttatgacaataggaaataagcataattaatcaacatttaagtaatactGTAATCATTAACAACTACATcatataatttattaaaatgttatttaaataGTGGATCTCGTAGCTTTACCCTAAAGAAAACCATCTGAAAAGGATCACATCAATCTTGCCCGAGCCTTTTGTTTTCGGGTGGTAAAAAATATACATGATTAGCAAATAACTAGGTTTGTTTTTGTAGTTTAGGTGAAGTCTCATTCTAATATTTTGGGAGTTCTCTATGTGAGGGGAAAAACTGATGCATATCCACAATTTTTTGTGGCATATTTTTTATTCGTGATTGGTATAAACtaagagatgagagagaaaaagaaaagtaaagaaaaaataataataacactAAACGATAATAAGAAACAACTTGCAATTGTTAGGACTAGGACACCGAAAGTATTGGCCATATTTACTCTGGAATCGTCAGTTCGTTCCAGTCAGTTCAGTTAGTCAGTATGCTGGTTGACAAGATTTGTATCCGCATATGTTCGTGGACAAACTCATTTCATATACCGTCAAAAGTTTGATAAAGAGTGTTGAGATTTTAAGGTATTTTTAGTATTTTACTTATTAGGATTTGTTTGAGAGTTTACTATTTAATTAAACAGTACTTTGTATTAGTTTATTATTATCGATTAATGAAGGGATAATGATAGAaagactaaatttacaaactaaattatgtgtgaccaataagaataaataaatttatcaacgtttaagtaataaatcaatcatcaactttcatatcctttaatttttaattttttttttataaatttaatcttcttCGCATTACTCTTAATAAAGTACCTTTTCCATTTAGTATTCAACTCTTTTCcctttgttttatatatatatatatatatatatatataagaaagaaaggaagaaaaaaaaaaaaaaaagctgtttTCCCTGTCTCTTTTCGGCGGCCAggatcttttgttttttttattttttttttttgaagaattgAGCTTAAGAAGAAAACCCAAGGCTAAGAAGCCAAACAGAAGCAAGAGAGCCTACAGCGAGGCAAACACAACGAAGTTAAGCACCAAGTAAAGCAGTGAGCGGGGATACAACTACCGACACAATCACTAAGAGAAAGTGTCACCCCAAACCCACCACAACTTGCTAATGAGGACAAGGAAGACCATCATTACATAAAACATGAACTAACGAAGATGGGGGTTTGTCAACCCACACAAAATCACACATCTTTTTAAGACCAGCTGACGCAATAACATCCGCTGCCATATTGGCTgatcttggaacccaagaccagcgacaGTTCTGGAAAGCCGAACCCAAACTTTGAGCCCTAGCCAAAATGGGGAAAGCCTCCCAACTGCCATTTGCAATAGAACCATTTAAACAGGAAATAGCCTGAAGAGAGTCAGATTCAATGATAAC
This window contains:
- the LOC139187402 gene encoding 4-hydroxycoumarin synthase 1-like, translating into MAPLVKDQVEPQHAKILAIGTANPPNVYYQEDYPNFLFRVTKNEHRTDLREKFDRICEKSRTRKRYLYLTEEILKANPSIYTYGAPSLDVRQDMLNPEVPKLGQEAALKAIKEWGQPISKITHLIFCTASCVDMPGADFQLVKLLGLNPSVTRTMIYEAGCYAGATVLRLAKDFAENNEGARVLVVCAEITTVFFHGLTDTHLDILVGQALFADGASAMIVGANPEPEIERPLFEIVACRQTIIPNSEHGVVANIREMGFNYYLSGEVPKFVGGNVVDFLTKTFEKVDGKNKDWNSLFFSVHPGGPAIVDQVEEQLGLKEGKLGATRHVLSEYGNMGAPSVHFILDEMRKKSIEEGKATTGEGLEWGVVIGIGPGLTVETAVLRSESITC
- the LOC103455021 gene encoding 4-hydroxycoumarin synthase 1 (The RefSeq protein has 1 substitution compared to this genomic sequence), coding for MAPLVKNQVEPQHAKILAIGTANPPNVYYQEDYPDFLFRVTKNEHRTDLREKFDRICEKSRTKKRYLHVTEEILQANPSIYTYGAPSLDVRQDMLNPEVPKLGQQAALKAIKEWGQPISKITHLIFCTASCVDMPGADFQLVKLLGLNPSVTRTMIYEAGCYAGATVLRLAKDFAENNEGARVLVVCAEITTVFFHGLTDTHLDILVGQALFADGASAVIVGANPEPEIERPLFEIVACRQTIIPNSEHGVVAHIREMGFEYYLSGEVPKFVGGNVVDFLTKTFEKVDGKKKDWNSLFYSVHPGGPAIVDQVEEQLGLKEGKLRATRHVLSEYGNMGAPSVHFILDEMRNKSIEEGKSTTGEGLEWGVVIGIGPGLTVETIVLRSESIACEKLA